Proteins from a genomic interval of Microcoleus sp. FACHB-831:
- a CDS encoding YdcF family protein, with amino-acid sequence MPVAALLALVGYRQLESYFAKPEAVLVLGGSGPGLEREKFAAELARQHPDMPIWVSGGGLIKDKIHTERVFAKAGIASRRVRLDYQAVDTVTNFTTLVDELQAEGIDSIYLITSDYHMRRARVIGEIVLGSRGISIKSVSVPTKNPSEPVEKSVRDGGRAIVWVATGYTGATLVKRQTGSGSN; translated from the coding sequence ATGCCAGTGGCGGCGCTGTTGGCTCTGGTTGGTTATAGGCAACTGGAGAGCTATTTTGCCAAACCAGAGGCGGTATTAGTTTTGGGCGGATCGGGGCCTGGTTTGGAGCGAGAGAAGTTTGCTGCTGAACTTGCGCGTCAGCACCCAGATATGCCTATTTGGGTTTCTGGTGGTGGCTTAATCAAGGATAAGATCCACACTGAACGGGTTTTTGCCAAAGCTGGGATCGCTTCGCGTCGGGTACGTTTGGACTATCAGGCTGTCGATACGGTTACAAACTTCACAACCTTAGTGGATGAATTGCAAGCTGAGGGGATCGACAGCATTTATTTGATTACCTCGGACTACCATATGCGTCGTGCGCGGGTGATTGGCGAGATTGTTTTGGGCAGTCGGGGAATTAGTATTAAATCTGTATCGGTTCCTACTAAGAATCCATCTGAACCAGTGGAAAAATCTGTCCGAGATGGAGGCAGAGCTATAGTTTGGGTGGCTACTGGTTATACAGGAGCCACCCTTGTCAAGCGTCAGACAGGATCAGGGAGTAATTGA
- a CDS encoding AI-2E family transporter: MAQIETKNFWTQLNNLVLIRFLLLFACGWAAIRLLEYFEAVIVIFTFAAIVAFLLSYPVRWLTRFLPRGLAVSVVFLLSLIVIAAIALTLGLTVLSQAQQLADSIGAFLKSVTPLVQKIELYLRSRNLQVNLSAVQESLSTQAVAGVVSSLAIFQAIFTNFVYFILIAVVSCFMLLDGERLWDLMLKIVPLNLRKRFSATIRRKFLGFFRGQLILTLFLFALTFVAFLILQVPFALLLAVIAGLFDLIPGIGATLAVAIIFSIVLSQNVWLAFKVLAICIIIQQIQDNLIAPRVMQNALNLNPVVVFFALLVGAKVAGLLGVFISIPTAGVIVSMLEIDEMKGDT; this comes from the coding sequence ATGGCTCAAATTGAAACAAAGAATTTCTGGACGCAACTGAATAATTTGGTGCTAATTCGCTTTTTGCTACTGTTTGCGTGTGGCTGGGCGGCAATTAGGCTTTTAGAGTATTTTGAAGCAGTCATTGTTATTTTTACCTTTGCTGCAATTGTAGCTTTTTTACTTAGCTATCCGGTACGATGGCTAACTCGTTTTTTACCTCGCGGTTTAGCAGTTAGTGTAGTATTTTTGTTGAGTTTAATTGTAATTGCTGCGATCGCTCTCACTCTAGGTCTAACAGTTCTATCTCAAGCTCAACAATTAGCAGACAGCATAGGTGCTTTTCTAAAATCTGTAACACCCCTAGTTCAAAAAATAGAACTTTATCTTCGTTCCCGTAATCTTCAAGTAAACCTTAGTGCGGTTCAGGAGTCATTAAGTACCCAAGCTGTAGCAGGAGTGGTTTCTAGCTTAGCCATTTTTCAAGCAATTTTCACCAACTTCGTTTACTTTATATTGATTGCAGTAGTCTCTTGTTTTATGCTGCTAGATGGTGAAAGACTCTGGGACTTAATGCTTAAAATTGTACCTTTAAATCTGCGTAAACGCTTTTCAGCTACGATTAGGCGCAAGTTTCTAGGATTTTTTAGAGGACAGCTTATATTAACGTTATTTCTATTTGCTTTGACTTTTGTGGCATTCTTAATATTGCAAGTGCCGTTTGCTTTACTATTAGCAGTTATCGCTGGATTATTCGATTTAATTCCTGGCATTGGCGCAACATTAGCAGTGGCTATAATATTTTCAATCGTGCTATCTCAAAATGTGTGGCTAGCATTTAAAGTACTGGCAATTTGTATTATTATTCAGCAGATACAAGACAATTTGATTGCACCTCGCGTTATGCAAAATGCGCTAAATCTCAATCCTGTTGTGGTCTTCTTTGCGCTGTTAGTAGGCGCTAAAGTAGCAGGATTGCTAGGCGTTTTTATATCTATTCCTACCGCAGGTGTAATAGTAAGTATGTTGGAAATTGATGAAATGAAAGGAGACACGTAG
- a CDS encoding DUF2288 domain-containing protein, whose translation MQDLRSELAEILDEAEWEWLEPHVKRDVVVVVDKNLDLLDVGVAIASDNTSCVQHWIGEQLIQKPSPTQMQNWSSDRAKRFNALIVQPYVLVQELAASITP comes from the coding sequence ATGCAGGATTTAAGGTCAGAATTAGCAGAAATACTTGATGAAGCTGAGTGGGAGTGGCTTGAGCCGCACGTTAAGCGGGATGTAGTGGTAGTTGTAGACAAAAACTTGGACTTGCTGGATGTAGGGGTAGCGATCGCTAGTGACAATACCTCCTGTGTGCAGCACTGGATTGGCGAACAACTAATCCAAAAACCATCGCCAACGCAAATGCAAAACTGGAGTAGCGATCGCGCCAAACGATTCAACGCGCTAATCGTACAACCATACGTTCTCGTGCAAGAACTAGCAGCGTCAATTACTCCCTGA